One Primulina huaijiensis isolate GDHJ02 chromosome 8, ASM1229523v2, whole genome shotgun sequence genomic region harbors:
- the LOC140983167 gene encoding LOW QUALITY PROTEIN: chloroplast sensor kinase, chloroplastic (The sequence of the model RefSeq protein was modified relative to this genomic sequence to represent the inferred CDS: substituted 1 base at 1 genomic stop codon), whose product MLLSAFPPHNAITNTNSNDTFAPPSPPTYARLQPLNPCRATTNTSAQRPLSVAATSSTSLRHVSSTCDDAAEDWDSMVSSAAAVAAAIRAASTSPVEFVQRIEKGSGEKNKAFVLPSPDFQRLCVEQLDLFRRIVNPDAVLSVYVRPAGSYVMDRLELRLITSHPGVHAADIVVLIGSFNVPAGLRIAEAAISSRKAXFFPDLAAVVFPMVTHPFVVGFLVAELPKMSLEKELHDIKEHPSPEKSFVLANSLDLEPFGVSTLKDEPVEMLKLTREQILNSINITKSLAMAYVMDQKAMLLQQSSWQNNVRMGDLVEQIRSSLSSVRTLSQMLSVHVRKSEISHDIIEDILVQADRMRDTLQQLQDAVYMTKENIMRYNNNALKNMRRSAGAQPEYISSQLPNSLSTETFTSTSQESNRRLPVSLPSKDLEFPMPPLALAPSHHREIRRPCKVFDVLEDLVMAIKPLAKKQQRAVELCDLSRSSQVAVDEPALRQALSNLIEGSLLRTEIGGKVEIVSTETPAGALIIIDDDGPDMHYMTQMHSLAPFGADLLAGDRIEDNMIWNFIAGLTVAREILESYGCVVRVISPRNMEASLGAGGSRIELWLPLYCPASDAAGLAQDV is encoded by the exons ATGCTTCTCTCTGCATTCCCTCCACACAATGCGATAACCAACACCAACTCCAATGACACTTTTGCCCCTCCATCTCCTCCTACTTACGCCAGACTTCAACCACTAAACCCCTGCCGTGCAACCACCAACACCTCAGCACAGCGGCCGCTTTCCGTCGCCGCCACCTCCTCCACTTCGCTCCGTCATGTGAGCTCAACTTGCGATGACGCGGCAGAGGATTGGGACTCCATGGTGTCATCCGCCGCAGCCGTGGCGGCGGCAATTCGTGCTGCGTCCACTTCTCCCGTGGAGTTCGTGCAGAGGATAGAGAAAGGCTCCGGCGAGAAGAACAAAGCTTTCGTGTTGCCTAGTCCGGATTTCCAGCGCCTTTGTGTGGAGCAGCTCGATCTATTTCGACGCATCGTTAATCCCGATGCTGTTCTATCG GTCTATGTCAGGCCAGCTGGTAGCTATGTCATGGATCGCTTGGAGTTGCGTCTCATTACTTCCCACCCTGGTGTCCATGCGGCTGATATTGTGGTTTTAATTGGTAGCTTTAATGTTCCAGCTGGCTTAAGAATTGCGGAAGCTGCAATTTCAAGTCGAAAGGCAT AGTTTTTTCCTGACCTTGCTGCTGTAGTTTTCCCGATGGTAACACATCCATTTGTTGTGGGCTTCTTAGTTGCTGAACTTCCAAAGATGTCTCTAGAAAAAGAATTGCATGACATAAAAGAGCACCCTTCTCCTGAGAAATCCTTTGTGTTGGCAAACAGCTTGGATCTTGAACCTTTTGGCGTCTCGACTTTAAAGGATGAACCCGTCGAAATGCTGAAATTAACTAGAGAACAAATACTAAATTCCATAAATATCACCAAGTCACTTGCCATGGCCTATGTCATGGATCAG AAAGCAATGCTACTCCAGCAGTCATCATGGCAAAATAATGTGAGGATGGGTGATTTGGTTGAGCAA ATTCGGAGCTCTCTTTCAAGCGTTCGAACTTTGAGCCAAATGTTATCTGTTCACGTGAGGAAGAGTGAG ATTTCTCATGACATTATTGAAGACATTTTAGTGCAAGCAGACCGTATGAGAGATACTCTTCAACAGCTACAGGATGCTGTCTACATGACAAAG GAAAATATAATGCGTTATAACAATAATGCACTAAAGAACATGCGTCGGTCAGCTGGTGCTCAGCCCGAGTACATAAGTTCCCAGCTACCCAATAGCCTCTCAACTGAAACGTTCACCAGCACATCACAAGAATCTAATAGGCGATTACCAGTAAGTTTACCATCCAAGGACTTGGAGTTTCCCATGCCACCTCTTGCTCTAGCACCTTCACATCATCGGGAAATTAG AAGACCCTGCAAAGTCTTTGATGTGTTGGAGGATTTGGTTATGGCCATAAAACCTCTTGCAAAGAAGCAGCAACGTGCCGTGGAACTGTGTGATCTTTCGAGGTCTTCACAGGTTGCAGTCGATGAACCTGCTTTGCGGCAGGCACTGAGCAATTTGATTGAGGGTTCTTTGTTGCGCACAGAAATTGGTGGAAAAGTTGAAATTGTGTCCACTGAAACACCAGCAGGTGCCCTTATCATCATTGACGATGATGGACCTGATATGCACTATATG ACACAGATGCATTCGCTTGCACCATTTGGAGCAGATCTATTAGCTGGAGATAGAATAGAGGACAATATGATTTGGAACTTCATTGCCGGGTTGACTGTTGCTCGAGAGATACTGGAGAGTTATGGTTGTGTTGTTCGTGTTATCTCCCCGAGGAACATGGAGGCATCACTAGGAGCAGGTGGTAGCCGTATCGAGCTTTGGCTGCCCTTATACTGTCCGGCATCTGATGCGGCGGGGTTGGCTCAGGATGTCTGA
- the LOC140983407 gene encoding LOW QUALITY PROTEIN: protein-tyrosine-phosphatase MKP1-like (The sequence of the model RefSeq protein was modified relative to this genomic sequence to represent the inferred CDS: deleted 1 base in 1 codon): MSSEEEKDPASVGSWKSFSRSVSWTESQPIQSHSKRLWNSKARACLPPLQPLSIIRPSIENWPKAGLDDLGIWPKPPPTPRSMTPRGNSTSEKPPREFDFQREKLAFFDKECSRVLDHVYLGSEAVAKDREILRQNGITHVLNCVGFVCPEYFRSELVYKTLWLQDCPSEDITSILYDVFDYFEDVLEQGKHVLVHCCQGVSRSTSLVIAYLMWKEGRSFDDAYQLVKAAREVTDPNVGFACQLLQCQKRVHALPASPMSLLRMYRMAPHSSYDPLHLVPKMLCDPGEWSLDSRGAFIILIPSALYIWSGKHCSQMMSDNAMTATAQFIRYEMAEGPVINVKEGEESCDFWDAFNYGKCLTDDRFVKSEEQNRLVESDTVPVTAPLRLSQRNHSQYDLDFQIFYRALGGGVVPPFAVSEAGSETCLPAKENDWNRLRRKSASNIYKEFLTSSKLTPGSLKTCNAPDSIDSCKKFDETIT, encoded by the exons atgtcAAGTGAAGAAGAGAAGGATCCAGCATCGGTCGGAAGTTGGAAGTCATTCTCAAGGTCAGTTTCATGGACTGAAAGCCAGCCAATACAGTCGCATTCTAAGCGACTATGGAACAGCAAAGCACGGGCGTGTTTGCCGCCACTTCAACCTCTTTCTATCATCAGACCGAGTATTGAGAATTGGCCCAAAGCTGGGTTAGATGATCTTGGCATATGGCCAAAGCCACCTCCAACTCCTCGATCAATGACACCCCGTGGAAATTCAACTTCAGAAAAACCGCCTCGAGAATTTGATTTTCAAAGAGAGAAGCTTGCCTTTTTTGACAAGGAATGCTCAAGGGTTTTAGATCATGTATATTTGGGAAGTGAAGCAGTTGCAAAGGATCGTGAAATTCTCCGCCAGAATGGGATCACCCATGTGCTGAACTGTGTGGGTTTTGTTTGTCCGGAATATTTTAGGAGTGAACTAGTGTATAAGACCCTTTGGCTGCAGGACTGCCCTTCTGAAGATATTACGAGTATTCTCTATgatgtgtttgattattttgaagATGTTCTAGAACAAGGGAAGCATGTCCTCGTCCACTGTTGTCAGGGAGTTTCTCGATCGACCTCATTGGTTATTGCATATCTTATGTGGAAAGAGGGCCGGAGCTTTGATGATGCATACCAGCTTGTCAAAGCAGCCAGAGAAGTTACAGATCCAAACGTGGGATTTGCATGCCAACTTCTGCAGTGCCAGAAACGCGTGCACGCCCTTCCTGCGAGTCCTATGTCTCTGCTTAGGATGTACCGAATGGCGCCTCACTCGTCATATGACCCTCTTCACCTTGTACCGAAAATGTTGTGTGACCCGGGTGAATGGTCTCTTGATTCTCGGGGGGCATTCATTATTCTCATTCCTTCTGCTTTATATATCTGGAGCGGGAAGCATTGCTCCCAAATGATGTCAGATAACGCGATGACAGCAACAGCTCAGTTTATCCGTTATGAAATGGCCGAAGGTCCGGTTATAAATGTCAAAGAAGGTGAAGAGTCTTGTGACTTTTGGGATGCATTCAACTACGGAAAGTGTTTAACAGACGATCGCTTTGTAAAGTCTGAGGAACAAAACAGGTTAGTTGAGTCTGACACGGTGCCGGTAACTGCTCCTCTCCGTCTCAGTCAAAGGAATCATTCTCAGTACGATTTGGACTTCCAAATTTTTTACCGAGCACTTGGTGGCGGGGTTGTACCACCTTTTGCAGTATCAGAAGCAGGGTCAGAGACATGTCTACCGGCAAAAGAGAATGATTGGAACAGATTGAGGAGAAAGTCTGCCAGCAATATATATAAGGAATTTCTCACGTCTTCAAAATTG ACCCCTGGTTCCTTAAAAACATGTAATGCACCGGATTCCATTGATAGCTGTAAAAAGTTTGATGAAACAATTACTTAG
- the LOC140982944 gene encoding glutamate--glyoxylate aminotransferase 2-like — MSSKSMDYENLNENVKKCQYAVRGELYLRASELQKEGKKIIFTNVGNPHALGQKPLTFPRQVVALCQAPFLLDDPNVGLLFPADAIARAKHYLSMTPGGLGAYSDSRGLPGVRKEVAEFIERRDGYQSDPDLIFLTDGASKGVMQILNAIIRGPVDGILVPVPQYPLYSATISLLGGSLVPYYLEESANWGLDIMDLNQSIAKARSQGITVRAMVIINPGNPTGQCLSEANLREVLKFCYQNNLVLIGDEVYQQNVYQDERPFISARKVLMDMGPPMSKEIELVSFHTVSKGYFGECGQRGGYFEMTNISPKTVEEIYKVSSISLSPTVPGQIFMGLMVNPLKPGDISYEKFISESKGILESLRKRARIMTDGFNSCRNVVCNFTEGAMYSFPQIRLPPKAIEVAKKAGKVPDVFYCLKLLEATGISTVPGSGFGQKEGVFHLRTTILPAEEDMPEIMASFKKFNDEFMEQYEDYRGYSRM; from the exons ATGTCGTCTAAGTCAATGGATTACGAGAATTTGAATGAAAATGTCAAGAAATGTCAGTATGCTGTCCGAGGAGAGCTGTATCTTCGTGCTTCTGAGCTTCAGAAGGAAGGGAAGAAG ATCATATTCACCAATGTGGGCAATCCTCATGCTCTTGGGCAGAAACCTCTTACCTTTCCTCGGCAG GTGGTTGCACTCTGCCAAGCTCCATTCCTACTCGATGATCCAAATGTGGGGCTCTTATTTCCTGCTGATGCTATTGCTAGAGCCAAGCATTATCTTTCAATGACTCCAGGGGGTCTAG GTGCTTACAGCGATTCACGTGGACTTCCTGGAGTAAGGAAAGAAGTCGCAGAGTTCATTGAGAGACGTGATGGATATCAAAG TGATCCGGACCTCATATTTCTGACAGATGGTGCCAGCAAAGGAGTTATGCAGATTTTGAATGCCATTATTCGTGGCCCTGTTGATGGG ATTTTGGTCCCTGTCCCACAATATCCTCTTTACTCGGCGACAATATCTTTACTGGGTGGTTCTCTGGTTCCGTATTATCTTGAAGAGTCTGCAAATTGGGGTCTTGACATTATGGACCTTAATCAGTCCATCGCAAAAGCTCGGTCTCAAGGAATTACT GTAAGAGCCATGGTGATCATAAACCCCGGAAACCCGACTGGACAGTGTCTGAGTGAAGCAAATCTCAGAGAAGTGTTGAAATTCTGTTACCAAAACAATTTGGTATTGATTGGTGATGAAGTTTATCAACAAAATGTGTACCAAGATGAGCGCCCTTTCATAAGTGCAAGAAAG GTTCTGATGGATATGGGACCACCAATGAGCAAAGAGATTGAACTTGTTTCTTTTCACACTGTCTCGAAAGGTTATTTTGGAGAATGCGGGCAACGTGGTGGATACTTCGAGATGACCAATATATCTCCAAAG ACAGTAGAGGAGATATACAAGGTTTCCTCCATATCTCTCAGTCCTACCGTCCCTGGACAAATATTT ATGGGACTTATGGTGAATCCTCTTAAACCCGGGGATATCTCGTACGAAAAATTTATCAGCGAGAG CAAAGGCATCCTCGAGTCATTGAGGAAGAGGGCTCGGATAATGACAGATGGATTCAATAGCTGTAGAAATGTGGTTTGCAATTTTACAGAAG GTGCCATGTATTCTTTCCCACAAATACGCTTACCCCCGAAAGCGATAGAGGTTGCTAAAAAGGCTGGTAAAGTACCTGATGTTTTCTACTGTCTCAAACTTCTTGAAGCCACAGGCATTTCCACGGTCCCTGGTTCAGGTTTTGGGCAAAAAGAAGG GGTTTTTCATTTGAGAACCACCATCTTACCAGCTGAGGAAGATATGCCTGAAATTATGGCGAGTTTCAAGAAATTCAACGACGAATTCATGGAGCAGTATGAAGACTACAGAGGCTATTCCAGAATGTAA
- the LOC140982933 gene encoding probable E3 ubiquitin-protein ligase XERICO: MGLSNFSSPSDGILPLLAMNAVMSVNVVKDMLRPFLQVVGAAAVDQESEDEYSSDESVAKRVSVKRYSSRRRNGFDGGNKWAVIECCVCLRRFKESERLALNTKTKDAFDDLVKDNYKLLFKLDNLVGSAHMEPYVL; the protein is encoded by the exons atgggTCTGTCGAATTTTTCTAGTCCATCTGATGGCATTCTGCCACTGCTAGCCATGAACGCCGTCATGTCAGTTAATGTCGTCAAGGACATGCTGAGACCGTTTCTTCAAGTTGTTGGCGCTGCAGCCGTTGATCAAGAATCCGAGGACGAGTATTCCAGCGACGAATCGGTGGCCAAAAGGGTCTCTGTTAAACGTTATAGTTCGAGGCGGAGGAACGGGTTTGACGGAGGCAACAAGTGGGCTGTGATCGAGTGCTGCGTTTGCTTGCGGAGGTTTAAAGAGAGTGAAAGA CTTGCTCTTAATACAAAAACTAAAGATGCATTTGACGATTTGGTGAAGGATAACTACaagttattgtttaaattaGATAATTTGGTAGGCAGTGCACACATGGAACCATATGTTCTATAA